The following nucleotide sequence is from Apium graveolens cultivar Ventura chromosome 4, ASM990537v1, whole genome shotgun sequence.
ATCCCGACTGGCTGGCCAACGTGGTGGTCGTCAAGAAGTcaaatgggaagtggaggatgtgcgtGGACTATACGGATCTCAATAAAGCATGTCCAAAGGATCACTACCCCTTGCCCATCATCGACCAACTGATAGACGCCACGGCATGATATGAGGTACTTAGTTTTCTGGATACTTTTTCTGGTTATCATCAAATTGCTATGAATGACGAGGATGTGcccaagacagcattcataaCTCCGAAGGGGACTTATGCTTATATTAAAATGCCCTTCGGACTGAAGAACGCTGGAGCCACATTCCAACGAATGGTAAACAAGGTCTTTAAAGAGCAGATCGGAAGGAACATGGAGGCATATGTGGATGATATGATTGTGAAATCACTGTTCCAAGATCATGTCGAAGACTTAAAAGAATGCTTCGAAACGCTCCGGAGAAATAACATGAGGATCAATCCGAACAAATGTACCTTCGGAGTCTCCAATGGCAAGTTTCTTGGTTACATGGTCAGCGCCCGGGGGATAGAGGCGAACCCAGAGAAGATCGAGGCAGTCATTAATATGGAACCTCCTTATGCATCAGAGACATCCATAAATTGACCGGCCGGCTCGCCGCCCTTCGGCGTTTCATTTCCCGGACAGTCGAGAAGGCACTCCCCTTCTTCGTCATGCTCAAAGGGTCAAAGAATTTTGAGTGGGGGACCGAGTGCCAAAGGGCATTCGAGGAAGTAAAAGAATATCTTACAAAGGCACCACTCTTGATGAGGCCCGATCCGAAGGAAACCCTCCATCTTTATCTAGCCATGTCCGACAGAACTCTGGGGGCAGTGCTCGTGAAAAACTTCaaaggcaattaacaccttgtGTTCTACGTGTCACATGTCATCAAGGATGCAGAGACAAGGTACCCCAATGCCGAAAAATTCGCATATGGGTTGGTTATGGCCTCCCAAAAATTGCAACACTATTTCCAAGGCCGAACGATTCAAATTGTCACCAGTCAACCTCTGAAGAAGATTTTAACAAGGCCCGAAGCCTCGGGAAGAGTCGTGGCTTGGTCCATCGAACTTGGGGAATTTAATCTCGAGTGTCCCCAGGACGGCGATCAAGGCTCAAGCTCTGGCCGACTTTATGGTCGAGTGGACCTTCTCAGGACCGAAGGATCTTACACCCGACGAATAGCTAATCCGGATCCCTGGGAAGTGGAAACTTTTTATAGATGGGTCGGTAGCCGGAAAAAAGTGTGGGGCCGGCCTAATTCACTCCAGCCCCGAAGGATTCGTGATATGTCAGGCTATAAGATTCGACTTTCCCTTGACGAACAATAAAGCAGAGTATGAGGCACTCCTCGCAGGGATGGAGCTGGCCCGAAGCCTTGAGGCGAAGCATCTAAGGGCTTTCAGCGACTCCATGCTGGTTGTGAAACACTTCATGGGGGAATATGAGCAAAGAGATCCCCGAACGAAAGCATATGCTGCCAAGGTAAGAGATGCTTCTTTGTCATTTAAAACCTTTGAGCTAAGTCAAATCGGCAGGGAGAACAATGCTCGGGCGGACGCCCTTTCCAAGCTAGCTTCGGCCGAGACACAGAACCTAACTGGTTCTGTTTACCTCACCGAAGCCAAGATGCCTTCGATTGAGAAGAAAGAATGTCTAGAGATTGACCAGGGGAGCGATTGGATGACCCCCCTCAGGAACTTTCTGGAGAAAGGCATTCTACCTCCAGACCGAAGGGAGGCgctaaaaataaaatatagagCGTCGAGCTACACAATCATTAATGGGCGGATGTATCGCCGATCAGTCAGTCAACCCCTGCTACGATGTTTAAACATCGAAGAACAACGACAGGCTCTTGAGGCGGTGCACGAAGGAATTTGCGGCGAGCACCTGGCCGGTCGGTCCCTTGCCTTTAGAATTCTCCGACAAGGATTCTTCTAGCCCACCCTGAAGGCCGACGCCAGCAGCTATGCAAAGAGGTGTGTACAGTGCCAATTGTTCACCACTGTCCCAAAACAGCCCCCAGAAGAGATGACTTCGGTGCTAAGCCCCATTCCGTTCACCGTGTGGGCCGTGGATATTGTGGGCATTCTCCCAAAAAGCACGAGGCAGGAAAAATACTGCATAATTGCCATCGATTACATGACCAAGTGGTTCGAAGCCCGACCTCTCTCTGCTATTAACGAAGAGGCAGCAAAGAAGTTCTTCTTGGAACAGATTATTCTCCGATTCGGGATTCTGAAGATCTGCGTCTCTGACAATGAAACCCAGTTTATTGGAAACAAATTTCGTAAGTTCCTGCACCACTTCGGAATTGAACAGAGGTTTAGCTCATTCGCCCACCCGCAAGGGAATGGAACAGTAGAAGCAGCAAATAAAGTAATCTTTCAAGGAGTAAAGAAGAGGCT
It contains:
- the LOC141718859 gene encoding uncharacterized protein LOC141718859 — protein: MELARSLEAKHLRAFSDSMLVVKHFMGEYEQRDPRTKAYAAKVRDASLSFKTFELSQIGRENNARADALSKLASAETQNLTGSVYLTEAKMPSIEKKECLEIDQGSDWMTPLRNFLEKGILPPDRREALKIKYRASSYTIINGRMYRRSVSQPLLRCLNIEEQRQALEAVHEGICGEHLAGRSLAFRILRQGFF